In one Pseudomonas sp. Bout1 genomic region, the following are encoded:
- a CDS encoding PLP-dependent aminotransferase family protein, with protein MTLYVNLAELLGTRIEQGFYRPGDRLPSVRALSVEHGVSLSTVQQAYRMLEDNGLAMPKPKSGYFVPVGRDLPALPAVSRPAQRPVEISQWDQVLELIRAVPRKDAIQLGRGMPDVLSPTMKPLLRSLARISRRQDMPGLYYDTIHGNLELREQIARLMLDSGCQLTPQDLVITTGCHEALSASIHAICEPGDIVAVDSPSFHGAMQTLKGLGMKALEIPTDPLTGISLEALELALEQWPIKVIQLTPNCNNPLGYIMPESRKRALLNLAQRFDVAVIEDDVYGELAYSYPRPRTIKSFDEDGRVVLCSSFSKTLAPGLRIGWVAPGRYLERVLHMKYISTGSTATQPQIAIAEFLKSGHFEPHLRRMRTQYQRNRDLMLEWVSRYFPAGTRASRPQGSFMLWVELPEGFDTLKLNRLLVDEGVQIAVGSIFSASGKYRNCLRMNYAAKPTPQIEEAVRKVGATAIRLLAEAVD; from the coding sequence ATGACGCTATACGTCAATCTCGCCGAACTGTTGGGCACGCGCATCGAGCAGGGCTTCTATCGCCCGGGGGATCGGTTGCCGTCAGTACGGGCCTTGAGCGTGGAGCACGGCGTCAGCCTGAGCACCGTGCAACAGGCCTATCGCATGCTGGAAGACAACGGACTGGCGATGCCAAAACCCAAATCCGGTTATTTTGTGCCGGTGGGCCGGGATTTGCCGGCCCTGCCTGCTGTCAGCCGCCCGGCCCAGCGCCCGGTGGAAATTTCGCAGTGGGACCAAGTACTGGAATTGATCCGTGCGGTGCCACGCAAAGACGCCATACAGTTGGGCCGTGGCATGCCGGATGTATTGTCGCCCACCATGAAACCCCTGCTGCGCAGCCTCGCCCGGATCAGCCGGCGCCAGGACATGCCGGGGCTGTATTACGACACCATCCACGGCAACCTGGAGCTGCGTGAACAGATCGCCCGCCTGATGCTCGATTCAGGCTGCCAACTGACGCCCCAGGACCTGGTGATCACCACCGGCTGCCACGAAGCGCTGTCGGCCAGCATCCACGCTATCTGCGAGCCAGGCGATATCGTTGCCGTCGACTCGCCAAGCTTCCACGGCGCCATGCAAACCCTGAAAGGCCTGGGTATGAAAGCCCTGGAAATCCCCACCGACCCACTCACCGGTATCAGCCTGGAAGCGCTGGAACTGGCACTGGAACAATGGCCGATCAAAGTCATACAGTTGACCCCCAACTGCAACAACCCACTGGGCTACATCATGCCGGAGTCACGCAAGCGCGCACTGCTGAACCTGGCCCAGCGCTTCGACGTGGCGGTCATCGAGGATGATGTGTATGGCGAACTGGCCTACAGCTACCCGCGCCCACGCACCATAAAATCCTTCGACGAAGATGGCCGCGTCGTACTGTGCAGTTCCTTTTCGAAAACCCTGGCGCCCGGCCTGCGGATCGGATGGGTAGCACCCGGTCGTTACCTGGAGCGCGTGCTGCACATGAAATACATCAGCACCGGCTCCACTGCTACCCAGCCGCAGATCGCAATTGCAGAGTTCCTGAAAAGCGGGCACTTCGAACCACATTTGCGGCGGATGCGTACCCAATACCAGCGTAATCGCGACCTGATGCTCGAGTGGGTGAGCCGTTACTTCCCGGCGGGCACACGCGCCAGCCGGCCACAGGGCAGCTTCATGTTGTGGGTGGAGCTGCCGGAAGGCTTCGATACCCTGAAGCTCAACCGGCTGCTGGTGGATGAAGGTGTACAGATTGCTGTGGGAAGTATCTTTTCTGCCTCCGGCAAGTACAGGAACTGCCTGCGCATGAACTACGCTGCCAAACCAACGCCGCAGATTGAAGAGGCTGTGCGCAAGGTCGGCGCAACCGCCATCAGGTTGCTGGCCGAAGCGGTGGACTGA
- a CDS encoding cupin domain-containing protein, whose protein sequence is MDVGERLQSIRKLKGLSQRELAKRAGVTNSTISMIEKNSVSPSISSLRKVLGGIPMSMVEFFSEEILQEKPTQIVYKANELIDISDGAVTMKLVGRAHPSRAIAFLNEIYPPGADTGEEMLTHEGEETGILVEGRLELVVGLETFVLEAGDSYYFESTKPHRFRNPFEVPARLISAATPANF, encoded by the coding sequence TTGGACGTCGGCGAACGACTGCAATCCATCCGTAAACTGAAAGGTCTTTCCCAGCGTGAGCTTGCCAAGCGCGCGGGCGTCACCAACAGCACCATTTCGATGATCGAAAAAAACAGTGTCAGCCCCTCCATCAGCTCCTTGCGCAAGGTGCTGGGCGGCATTCCCATGTCGATGGTGGAGTTCTTTTCCGAGGAGATCCTCCAGGAAAAACCGACCCAGATCGTCTATAAAGCCAATGAGCTGATCGACATCTCAGACGGCGCCGTCACCATGAAACTGGTGGGCCGCGCGCATCCGAGCCGGGCGATTGCGTTCCTCAACGAGATCTACCCGCCAGGTGCTGATACCGGCGAAGAGATGCTCACCCATGAGGGCGAGGAAACCGGGATCCTGGTGGAAGGTCGCCTGGAGCTGGTAGTGGGCCTTGAAACTTTTGTGCTCGAAGCCGGCGATAGCTACTACTTTGAAAGCACCAAGCCGCACCGTTTTCGCAATCCGTTCGAAGTGCCGGCGCGACTAATCAGCGCAGCCACACCCGCGAACTTTTAA
- the dadA gene encoding D-amino acid dehydrogenase, which produces MRVLVLGSGVIGVASAYYLARAGFEVVVVDRQPAVAMETSFANAGQISPGYASPWAAPGVPLKAIKWLLERHAPLAIKATADIDQYLWMAQMLRNCTASRYAVNKERMVRLSEYSRDCMDELRAETGIAYEGRTLGTTQLFRTQAQLDGAAKDIAVLKESGVPYELLDRAGIARVEPALASVTDILAGALRLPNDQTGDCQMFTTRLAEMCKQLGVEFRFEQDIQRLDYAGDRINGVWVDGKLETADRYVLALGSYSPKLLKPLGIKAPVYPLKGYSMTVPITNPAMAPTSTILDETYKVAITRFDNRIRVGGMAEIAGFDLSLNPRRRETLEMIVNDLYPQGGDLSQASFWTGLRPTTPDGTPIVGATPFKNLFLNTGHGTLGWTMACGSGRLLADLIAKKTPQISAAGLDISRYGNHQESAKHVNPAPAHQ; this is translated from the coding sequence ATGCGCGTTCTGGTCTTGGGTAGCGGTGTCATTGGCGTGGCCAGTGCCTACTATTTGGCACGAGCTGGTTTTGAAGTGGTCGTGGTCGACCGTCAGCCGGCGGTGGCCATGGAGACCAGTTTTGCCAACGCCGGGCAAATCTCGCCGGGCTACGCCTCGCCATGGGCTGCGCCAGGTGTGCCGCTCAAGGCCATCAAATGGCTGCTGGAGCGCCATGCGCCGCTGGCGATCAAGGCCACCGCCGATATCGACCAATACCTGTGGATGGCGCAGATGCTGCGCAATTGCACCGCCAGCCGTTATGCGGTGAACAAGGAGCGCATGGTGCGGCTGTCCGAGTACAGCCGCGATTGCATGGACGAACTGCGCGCCGAGACTGGCATTGCCTACGAAGGCCGTACCCTGGGTACTACGCAACTGTTCCGCACCCAGGCCCAGCTTGATGGTGCCGCCAAGGACATCGCGGTATTGAAAGAATCCGGTGTGCCTTACGAACTGCTGGACCGCGCCGGCATTGCCCGCGTCGAGCCGGCCCTGGCCAGCGTCACCGACATTCTCGCCGGTGCCCTGCGCCTGCCGAACGACCAGACCGGCGACTGCCAGATGTTTACCACCCGCCTTGCCGAGATGTGCAAGCAACTGGGTGTCGAATTCCGCTTCGAGCAAGATATCCAGCGCCTGGACTATGCGGGTGACCGGATCAACGGCGTGTGGGTCGACGGCAAGCTGGAAACTGCCGACCGCTACGTGCTGGCCCTCGGCAGCTACTCGCCGAAACTGCTCAAGCCACTGGGAATCAAGGCGCCGGTGTACCCGCTCAAGGGTTACTCGATGACCGTGCCGATCACCAACCCGGCGATGGCCCCGACCTCGACCATTCTCGATGAGACCTACAAGGTCGCGATCACCCGTTTCGACAACCGCATTCGCGTCGGTGGCATGGCTGAAATAGCCGGTTTTGACCTGTCGCTGAACCCGCGTCGGCGGGAAACCCTGGAGATGATCGTCAACGACCTTTATCCTCAGGGCGGTGACTTGAGCCAGGCCAGTTTCTGGACCGGCCTGCGCCCGACCACCCCGGACGGCACGCCGATCGTGGGTGCGACCCCGTTCAAAAACCTGTTCCTGAACACCGGCCACGGTACCCTCGGCTGGACCATGGCCTGTGGCTCTGGTCGTTTGCTGGCGGACTTGATCGCGAAGAAAACCCCGCAGATCAGCGCTGCAGGCCTCGATATTTCCCGTTACGGCAACCACCAGGAGTCCGCAAAACATGTCAATCCAGCGCCAGCTCACCAATGA
- a CDS encoding c-type cytochrome, translating into MKMLAAPATVLALWAVSAQAATNDEIAKRLEPVGQVCVQGQECKGMEVAVAAGGGGGAKSPDDVIAKHCNACHGTGLLGAPKIGDTAAWKDRADHQGGLDGLLAKAITGLNAMPPKGTCADCSDAELKGAIEKMSGLK; encoded by the coding sequence ATGAAAATGCTGGCTGCACCAGCAACCGTACTGGCCCTATGGGCTGTCAGCGCTCAAGCTGCGACCAATGATGAAATTGCCAAACGCCTGGAGCCGGTCGGCCAGGTCTGCGTCCAGGGCCAAGAGTGCAAGGGGATGGAGGTGGCAGTGGCTGCGGGCGGCGGCGGTGGCGCGAAATCGCCGGATGATGTGATCGCCAAACACTGCAACGCTTGCCACGGTACCGGCCTGTTGGGCGCGCCGAAAATTGGCGACACCGCCGCCTGGAAAGACCGCGCAGACCACCAGGGTGGCCTCGACGGCCTGCTGGCCAAGGCCATTACCGGCCTGAACGCCATGCCGCCAAAAGGCACCTGTGCCGATTGCTCGGATGCCGAGCTGAAAGGCGCGATCGAGAAGATGTCGGGTCTGAAATAA
- a CDS encoding Lrp/AsnC ligand binding domain-containing protein, giving the protein MRTNTQTKRELDKIDRNILRILQADGRISFTELGEKVGLSTTPCTERVRRLEREGIIMGYNARLNPQHLKGSLLVFVEISLDYKSGDTFEEFRRAVLKLPHVLECHLVSGDFDYLVKARISEMASYRKLLGDILLKLPHVRESKSYIVMEEVKESLSLPIPD; this is encoded by the coding sequence ATGCGGACCAACACTCAGACCAAGCGGGAACTGGACAAAATCGACCGCAACATCCTGCGTATCCTGCAGGCCGACGGGCGAATTTCGTTTACTGAGCTGGGGGAAAAGGTCGGCCTGTCGACCACGCCGTGCACCGAGCGCGTCCGGCGCCTGGAGCGCGAAGGGATCATCATGGGCTATAACGCCCGGCTCAATCCGCAGCATTTGAAGGGCAGTTTGCTGGTGTTTGTCGAGATCAGCCTCGACTACAAGTCTGGCGACACCTTTGAAGAATTCCGACGCGCCGTATTGAAGCTGCCCCACGTGCTGGAGTGCCATCTGGTGTCAGGGGATTTCGATTACCTGGTGAAGGCGCGGATCTCGGAAATGGCGTCGTACCGCAAATTACTCGGCGATATCCTGCTCAAGCTGCCCCACGTACGGGAGTCCAAGAGCTATATCGTGATGGAAGAGGTAAAGGAGAGCTTGAGCCTGCCGATCCCCGATTGA
- a CDS encoding xanthine phosphoribosyltransferase: protein MEALHKKIREEGIVLSDQVLKVDAFLNHQIDPALMKLIGDEFAALFKDSGITKIVTIEASGIAPAIMTGLNLGVPVIFARKQQSLTLTENLLSATVYSFTKKTESTVAISPRHLTSSDRVLIIDDFLANGKASQALISIIKQAGATVAGLGIVIEKSFQGGRAELDAQGYRVESLARVQSLAGGVVTFIE, encoded by the coding sequence GTGGAAGCACTGCACAAGAAAATTCGCGAAGAAGGCATCGTGCTTTCCGATCAGGTACTCAAGGTCGACGCCTTTCTGAACCACCAGATCGACCCGGCGCTGATGAAACTGATCGGTGACGAATTCGCTGCGTTGTTCAAGGATTCGGGCATTACCAAGATCGTCACCATTGAAGCCTCGGGCATTGCGCCGGCGATCATGACCGGCCTGAACCTGGGCGTGCCGGTGATTTTCGCCCGCAAGCAACAGTCCCTGACCCTGACCGAAAACCTGCTGTCGGCGACGGTGTATTCCTTCACCAAGAAAACCGAAAGCACCGTGGCAATTTCCCCGCGCCACCTGACCAGCAGCGACCGCGTGCTGATCATCGATGACTTTTTGGCCAATGGTAAGGCGTCCCAGGCGCTTATTTCGATCATCAAGCAGGCCGGCGCAACCGTCGCAGGCCTGGGGATTGTGATCGAGAAGTCGTTCCAGGGTGGCCGTGCGGAGCTGGATGCGCAGGGTTATCGGGTTGAGTCGCTGGCGCGGGTTCAGTCGCTGGCGGGTGGTGTGGTGACCTTCATCGAGTAA
- a CDS encoding FAD-binding oxidoreductase codes for MTASARHANSYYAASSFPQPDYPVLKGEIVADVCVVGGGFSGLNTALELAERGFSVVLLEARKIAWGASGRNGGQLIRGVGHGLDQFTNVIGTEGVRQMKLMGLEAVEIVRQRVERSQIACDLTWGYCDLANKPRDLEHLAADAEELRSLGYRHEVRLLQAGEMPSVIGSNRYVGGMIDMGSGHLHPLNLALGEAAAAQQLGVQLFEHSEAVRIDYGPEVNVHTAFGNVRAKTLVLGCNAYLNGLNPHLSGKVLPAGSYIIATEPLSEAQAGELLPQNMAVCDQRVTVDYFRLSADRRLLFGGACHYSGRDPQDIGAYMRPKMLQVFPQLANVKIDYQWGGMIGIGANRLPQIGRLADQPNVYFAQAYAGHGLNATHLAGKLLGEAISGQQSGRFDLFAKVPHITFPGGKHLRSPLLALGMLWHRLKELA; via the coding sequence ATGACCGCCAGCGCCCGGCACGCCAATTCCTACTACGCCGCCAGCAGTTTCCCGCAGCCTGATTATCCGGTGCTGAAAGGTGAAATCGTGGCCGATGTGTGCGTGGTCGGCGGCGGCTTTTCGGGGCTGAATACCGCCCTGGAACTGGCCGAGCGTGGTTTCAGCGTGGTCCTGCTGGAGGCCCGCAAAATTGCCTGGGGCGCCAGCGGGCGCAATGGCGGGCAACTGATTCGTGGCGTCGGTCATGGCCTGGATCAGTTCACCAACGTCATCGGCACCGAGGGTGTGCGCCAGATGAAACTGATGGGCCTGGAAGCCGTGGAAATCGTGCGCCAGCGGGTCGAACGTTCGCAGATCGCCTGCGACCTGACCTGGGGCTACTGCGACCTGGCCAACAAACCCCGCGACCTGGAACACCTGGCCGCCGACGCCGAAGAGCTGCGAAGCCTCGGTTACCGCCACGAAGTGCGCCTGCTGCAAGCGGGCGAAATGCCCAGCGTGATCGGTTCCAACCGCTATGTGGGCGGCATGATCGACATGGGCTCCGGCCACCTGCACCCGCTGAACCTGGCCCTCGGCGAAGCGGCTGCCGCGCAGCAACTGGGTGTGCAGTTGTTCGAGCATTCCGAGGCGGTGCGCATCGACTACGGCCCAGAGGTCAACGTTCACACAGCCTTTGGCAACGTACGCGCCAAGACCTTGGTGCTGGGCTGCAACGCCTATTTAAACGGTCTCAACCCGCACCTGAGCGGCAAGGTGCTGCCCGCCGGCAGCTACATCATCGCCACCGAGCCATTGAGCGAAGCCCAGGCGGGCGAATTGCTCCCACAAAACATGGCGGTGTGTGACCAACGGGTGACAGTGGACTACTTCCGGCTGTCCGCTGACCGACGCTTGCTGTTCGGCGGCGCCTGCCATTATTCCGGACGCGACCCACAGGACATCGGCGCCTACATGCGTCCGAAGATGCTGCAGGTGTTCCCGCAATTGGCCAACGTGAAAATCGATTACCAGTGGGGCGGCATGATCGGCATCGGCGCCAACCGCCTGCCGCAAATCGGCCGGCTGGCCGACCAACCCAACGTGTATTTCGCCCAGGCCTATGCCGGCCACGGCCTCAATGCCACCCACTTGGCGGGCAAACTGCTGGGCGAAGCCATCAGCGGCCAGCAAAGCGGGCGGTTCGACCTGTTTGCCAAAGTGCCGCACATCACCTTCCCCGGCGGCAAGCATTTGCGCTCGCCGCTGTTGGCGCTGGGAATGCTCTGGCATCGGTTGAAAGAACTGGCCTGA
- the alr gene encoding alanine racemase — MRPARALIDLQALRHNYQLAREVTGGAKALAVIKADAYGHGAVRVAQALEAEADGFAVACIEEALELRAAGIRGPVLLLEGFFEADELPLIIEHDLWCVVHSLWQLDAIEQAQLSKPLTVWLKLDSGMHRVGLHPKDYHDAYQRLLASGKVAKIVLMSHFARADELDSTSSEEQVAVFEAARQGLSAQVSLRNSPSVLGWPSVASDWVRPGIMLYGATPFGEDQAIAARLQPVMTLESKVICVRELPAGEPVGYGARFITPKPMRIGVVAMGYADGYPRHAPTGTPVLVAGQRSQLLGRVSMDMLCIDLTDVPQAGLGSTVELWGKNILASDVATAADTIPYQIFCNLRRVPRLYSGA, encoded by the coding sequence ATGCGTCCTGCCCGTGCCCTGATCGACCTCCAAGCCCTGCGCCATAACTACCAACTGGCCCGTGAAGTCACGGGTGGGGCCAAGGCCCTCGCCGTGATCAAGGCGGACGCCTACGGCCACGGTGCCGTGCGCGTGGCCCAGGCGCTGGAAGCCGAGGCGGACGGGTTTGCCGTGGCGTGCATCGAGGAAGCGCTGGAGCTGCGGGCCGCCGGGATTCGCGGGCCGGTGTTGTTGCTCGAAGGCTTTTTTGAAGCCGACGAGCTGCCGCTGATCATCGAGCATGATTTGTGGTGCGTGGTGCATTCGCTGTGGCAGCTGGACGCGATTGAACAGGCGCAACTCAGCAAGCCGCTGACCGTGTGGCTCAAGCTCGATTCGGGCATGCACCGTGTTGGCTTGCACCCCAAGGACTACCACGACGCCTACCAGCGCCTGCTGGCCAGCGGCAAAGTCGCGAAGATCGTGCTGATGAGCCACTTCGCCCGCGCCGATGAGCTGGACAGCACCAGCAGCGAAGAGCAAGTAGCGGTGTTTGAAGCGGCGCGCCAGGGCTTGTCGGCCCAGGTCAGCCTGCGCAATTCGCCGTCGGTGCTGGGCTGGCCGAGCGTTGCCAGCGACTGGGTACGCCCGGGCATCATGCTCTACGGCGCCACGCCGTTTGGCGAAGACCAGGCCATCGCCGCGCGTTTGCAGCCGGTGATGACCCTTGAATCGAAAGTCATCTGCGTACGTGAACTGCCGGCCGGCGAACCTGTGGGCTACGGCGCCAGGTTCATCACCCCCAAACCGATGCGCATCGGGGTAGTTGCCATGGGCTACGCTGACGGCTACCCGCGCCACGCGCCGACCGGCACCCCGGTGCTCGTGGCCGGCCAGCGCAGCCAATTGCTGGGCCGTGTGTCGATGGACATGCTGTGTATCGACCTGACCGATGTGCCCCAGGCTGGGCTCGGTTCCACCGTCGAGTTGTGGGGCAAAAACATCCTCGCGAGTGACGTTGCCACCGCCGCCGACACCATTCCCTACCAGATCTTCTGCAACCTGCGCCGAGTGCCACGGCTCTATTCCGGCGCTTGA
- a CDS encoding RidA family protein encodes MSIQRQLTNERMSQIVVHSGTVYLAGQVGDDMSAGIEQQTRETLVNIERLLDLAGTDKSKLLSVTIYLKDIDADFAGMNAVWDKWLPKGVAPARATVEAKLCEPQILVELSVVAALP; translated from the coding sequence ATGTCAATCCAGCGCCAGCTCACCAATGAGCGCATGAGCCAGATCGTTGTTCACAGCGGTACCGTGTATCTGGCAGGGCAAGTCGGCGACGACATGAGTGCCGGGATCGAGCAGCAGACCCGCGAAACCCTCGTCAATATCGAGCGTTTGCTGGACCTGGCCGGCACCGACAAGAGCAAGTTGCTGTCGGTGACCATCTATCTGAAAGACATCGACGCCGATTTCGCCGGGATGAACGCGGTATGGGACAAGTGGCTGCCAAAAGGCGTCGCGCCGGCCCGTGCCACGGTTGAAGCGAAGCTCTGCGAACCGCAAATCCTGGTCGAGCTGTCGGTTGTGGCTGCTCTGCCTTAA
- a CDS encoding acetyl-CoA hydrolase/transferase C-terminal domain-containing protein, with product MVQLCSIEQAVDDVLARLPAHIHMGLPLGLGKPNLFVNALYRRIAKLPDRALTIYTALALGRPTLGDGLQKRFLEPFIERVFGDYPELDFLAALRKDNLPANIRVQQFFMQPGSLLHSLSAQQDYVSSNYSHAARDINAAGLNLVAQLVASSAEHPDRLSLSCNPDITLDLLPMIAKRREAGETILVVGQVHSDLPYMPGDAELGMDEFDFLIDEKDSTTLFSTPNMPVGFQDHFIGLHASTLVRDGGTLQIGIGSMGDALTAALLARQADNEAYRLLLTDLDVYQWAPLISHEGGVAPFARGLYGCSEMFVNGLLVLADAGILRRKVYPDVATQERANAGTLDEAAQTDGISVHGGFFLGPRSFYERLRDLPQSKRLEFNMTRISYINELYGQEELKRLQRLDARFINSAFTVTLMGAGVADQLEDGRVLSGVGGQYNFVAQGHALEGARSILILRSWRESGGDVSSNIVWEYGHCTIPRHLRDIVITEYGIADLRGQTDAKVIEALLNITDSRFQEDLIEQAQKAGKLPKDFQLDPRFADNTPQRLQAIQARHPRLFPEYPLGCDFTEQERDLLRALNWLKSKFKLTEILELGKAALDAPQPEAFPEHLVRMRLDKPEGLKEDLYQRLLLAGLQATAH from the coding sequence ATGGTGCAGTTGTGTTCAATCGAGCAAGCGGTCGACGACGTACTGGCACGGTTGCCGGCGCATATTCACATGGGCTTGCCCCTGGGCCTGGGTAAACCCAACCTGTTCGTCAATGCGCTGTACCGGCGCATCGCCAAGTTGCCGGACCGGGCGCTCACGATCTACACCGCCTTGGCGCTGGGCCGTCCCACCTTGGGCGATGGTTTGCAGAAGCGCTTTCTCGAACCCTTTATCGAACGGGTTTTTGGTGACTATCCCGAGCTGGATTTCCTCGCTGCGCTGCGCAAGGACAACCTGCCCGCCAACATCCGTGTGCAGCAGTTCTTCATGCAGCCCGGCAGTTTGCTCCACAGCCTTTCGGCGCAGCAGGATTACGTCAGCAGCAACTACAGCCACGCCGCCCGGGACATCAACGCCGCTGGCCTGAACCTGGTGGCACAACTGGTCGCCAGCAGCGCCGAACACCCGGACCGCCTGAGCCTGAGCTGCAACCCCGACATTACCCTCGACCTGTTGCCGATGATTGCCAAGCGCCGCGAGGCCGGTGAGACCATTCTGGTGGTGGGCCAGGTGCACAGTGATTTGCCCTACATGCCCGGCGACGCCGAACTGGGCATGGACGAATTCGACTTCCTGATCGACGAGAAGGACAGCACCACGCTGTTCTCCACCCCGAACATGCCGGTGGGTTTCCAGGACCACTTTATCGGTCTGCACGCCAGCACCCTGGTACGCGACGGTGGCACCTTGCAGATCGGCATCGGCTCCATGGGCGATGCGCTGACCGCGGCCTTGCTGGCGCGCCAGGCGGATAACGAGGCGTATCGCCTGTTGCTCACCGACCTGGATGTGTACCAATGGGCGCCGCTGATCAGCCATGAAGGCGGCGTCGCGCCGTTCGCCCGTGGCCTGTACGGTTGCAGCGAAATGTTCGTCAACGGCCTGCTGGTGCTGGCTGATGCCGGGATTTTACGGCGCAAGGTGTACCCGGACGTGGCGACTCAGGAGCGGGCCAACGCCGGCACCCTGGACGAAGCGGCGCAAACCGATGGGATCTCGGTGCATGGCGGCTTTTTTCTCGGGCCGCGCAGTTTCTACGAGCGCTTGCGGGACTTGCCACAGAGCAAGCGCCTGGAATTCAACATGACCCGCATCAGCTACATCAACGAGCTGTACGGGCAGGAAGAACTCAAGCGTTTGCAGCGCCTGGATGCGCGGTTTATCAACAGCGCGTTTACCGTGACCCTGATGGGCGCGGGTGTCGCCGACCAGTTGGAAGACGGTCGCGTGCTCAGTGGCGTTGGCGGGCAATACAACTTCGTCGCCCAAGGCCATGCGCTGGAAGGCGCGCGCTCGATCCTGATCCTGCGCAGCTGGCGTGAATCGGGTGGTGACGTCAGTTCCAATATTGTCTGGGAGTACGGGCACTGCACCATTCCTCGGCACCTGCGGGACATCGTCATCACCGAATACGGCATTGCGGATTTGCGCGGGCAGACCGATGCCAAGGTGATCGAGGCGTTGCTGAATATCACCGACTCACGGTTCCAGGAAGACCTGATCGAACAGGCGCAAAAGGCTGGGAAATTACCGAAGGACTTCCAGCTGGATCCGCGGTTTGCCGACAACACGCCGCAGCGGTTGCAGGCGATTCAGGCGCGGCACCCACGGTTGTTCCCGGAGTATCCGTTGGGGTGTGATTTCACCGAGCAAGAGCGGGATTTGTTGCGGGCATTGAACTGGCTCAAGAGCAAATTCAAGCTGACGGAGATTCTGGAGCTGGGCAAGGCGGCGCTGGATGCACCGCAGCCGGAGGCGTTTCCCGAGCATTTGGTGCGGATGCGGCTGGATAAGCCGGAGGGGTTGAAGGAGGACTTGTATCAGCGCCTGCTGCTCGCCGGCCTACAGGCCACCGCGCACTAA
- a CDS encoding DUF1127 domain-containing protein — MSGLSDVRLALHSQELEAGQERRMGARTTAPVLGSWAMFWRRMHTRKTLLGLTPEQLRDVGLSAEQARREGVKPFWRG, encoded by the coding sequence ATGAGCGGTTTGAGCGATGTGCGGTTGGCGCTACACAGTCAGGAGCTGGAAGCTGGGCAGGAGCGGCGCATGGGGGCGCGTACGACGGCCCCTGTACTGGGTTCATGGGCGATGTTCTGGCGCCGCATGCACACGCGCAAGACCTTGCTGGGACTGACCCCGGAGCAGCTGCGTGACGTGGGCCTGAGTGCCGAACAGGCGCGCCGGGAGGGCGTAAAACCCTTCTGGCGCGGTTGA
- a CDS encoding YkgJ family cysteine cluster protein codes for MSCNSQKVNALRRQIPSFECVPGCHDCCGPVTTSTEEMSRLPRKTAAEQEAAMDELNCVHLGPNGCTVYDERPLICRLFGTTPTLPCPNDRRPVELIHPRVEKQIHAYMASTRQVLV; via the coding sequence ATGAGTTGCAACAGTCAGAAAGTCAACGCGCTGCGCCGGCAGATTCCCTCGTTCGAGTGCGTCCCGGGTTGCCACGACTGCTGCGGGCCGGTGACCACGTCCACCGAGGAAATGTCGCGCCTGCCGCGCAAGACTGCCGCCGAGCAGGAAGCGGCGATGGACGAACTCAACTGCGTGCACCTGGGGCCCAACGGCTGCACCGTGTACGACGAGCGCCCACTGATTTGCCGCCTGTTCGGCACCACGCCGACCTTGCCTTGCCCCAACGACCGCCGCCCGGTGGAGTTGATCCACCCGAGGGTTGAAAAGCAGATTCACGCGTACATGGCGAGCACGCGGCAAGTGTTGGTCTAG